A region of the Microcystis aeruginosa FD4 genome:
GGCCGCAGGAGGAGTACAAAGACTCTGGTATAAGGGGCCGATGTTTCGTTATGAACGTCCGCAAGCGGGTAGGCAGCGACAGTTTCATCAAATCGGGGTCGAATTGTTGGGAAGTGATGACCCTAGGGCGGATGTGGAAGTAATTACCCTTGCCAGCGAGATATTAAAAGCTGTGGGGCTAGAAAACCTAAAATTAGACCTTAATTCCCTGGGAAATGCCCAAGATAGGCAAAATTATCGTCAGGCCTTGCTAGATTATTTGACTCCCTACAAAGCTGATTTAGACGCAGATTCTCAACAGAGATTAGAAAAAAATCCCCTGCGAATTTTGGATAGTAAGGACGAGAAAACCAAGATTATTTGTGAGAATGCCCCCAGTATTCTTGAACATCTCGGCAGTGATTCTCAAAAGCATTTTGAACGGGTACAATCTTTACTAACTGATTTGGGAGTTATCTATAATCTTAATCCCTGTTTAGTGCGAGGATTGGACTATTACACCCATACGGCCTTTGAAATTCAGTCCGATGATTTAGGCGCTCAAGCTACGGTTTGCGGTGGTGGTCGTTATGATGGTTTAATAGCTCAATTAGGCGGTCTAGACACACCAGCAGTGGGTTGGGCGATCGGTTTAGAACGTCTGATTATATTATTACAACAAAAGCAATCTTTATCTTTTTTGGTTCCCGATTTTTATCTCGTCTCCAAAGGAGAAAAAGCTGAGGCACGCAGTGTGGTGTTAGCGCAGCAATTACGCGGATTGGGGTTTAGCGTCGAGTTAGACTTAAGCGGCAGCGCTTTCGGGAAACAATTTAAACGGGCCGATCGAGCTAAGGCCGTGGGCTGTATAATTTTGGGGGATGCTGAGGCTGAAAATGGCACAGTACAACTGAAATGGATGGCCACCCAAGAACAAATTAGTCTAACCCAAGCGGATTTATTGACACAAGCAGGGGAATTAAAAGCGCAAATCTCTCGGCACAAATCCTAAGTTTTAGCGTCATGGCCAAACATTAGGCCTAGGCTAAGATTATGGAATTTATACTGCAAAAACAAGGGGAAAATCACGGACGCACAATTTCTACTAATTCCCTAGAAATTGTCTCGGGAAACTATCGTCTCTTGGCCCGTCTGGATTCTCCTTTTGCTCATATTGAAGTGCGTATCGATTACGAATCTCCCGAAAGTAGTGAACGATATACCCATTATTATCGATCGGATGCCGGGGGTTTGCTGGAAATTTTTTCCTATCGAGATTTAGGAATAGGTAGCTGGAAAATTCGCTGTTATGGGGATATTCTGGCAGAATTAAAGGGGCAAGGTTGGCAAGAAATGTTAACTTTAATTGTTACTCCTGTTAAGGTCAATTATCTGGCTCAATTAGAACAGTTAATTAAAACCGAAATTGAACCTTTATTAGCACGAGAATCCCCTCCAGAGATGGTAAAACTAGAACTGGCCGATTTAACCAATAATTCTGCCTTTGTTTTTGATTTATGCCTACCGGGGGAAACAATGACTGCTAGAGAAGGGGTAACTCTAGAACTGCCGGACCCTGCTAATATGAAAAAGAGCCTTCAAGCTTTATCTAATCGCAATTATGCACCCCTACCCCCGAAAATATCTGGTTCTAATTCTCGCCGAAAATCACCGCAACTTCCCCCAATTCCTAAAAATAAATAGGGTTTGCTTAATAAATCTAAAGACCTTGTTGGGTAAAACTTTTAGACCTTTTGTCCATCAAAAAGTGCCGACCCTTGCAGTGATTGGGGGGAAAATTCAGGTACTTTTTCCCTGAAAATTAGGTAATTGACCAGATGAAAATGGGTAAAACCCTACACCCTGCTCCCAGGAAAAACTTTTTCAGCAAACCCTATGTAATGATAGGGTGCGGCCAGAACTTAAATCTAAGATTTTTTCAAGAACTTCTGACGAACTCGCGAGATTAATAGGTCTAATTCCGGTAACTTCAATAACATCGCACCGAGGAGGAATAAACCCACTGCTACGGTCGAAGCAACACCTAACTGTAATAATTGTAGGAAAATATTACCAGCACCAAAAATCTTTTCCCAACCCCAACTAGCGCCCCAACTAGCAACACCAGAAAGCATTGTAATTACCGTTAATCCCAATAAGGATAAACCCCATTCTCCCAAAGGTAAACCCCCTAAACGACGATTTAAAATCACCGTAAAAATGCCCATAGAAAGGATATTAACCCCCACGGTTGCTAAAACAATCCCCGGAGTACCAAAAGGTTTATACAAGAGAAAATCCAGCGCACCATTGAGGAAAATATTCACCATACTCACCTTAAAAGGAGTTTCGCCATCACCCAAAGCATAGAACACTCGTACTAAAAGATCGCGACCGAGATAGAAAAACATCCCGAAACCGTAGGCCATTAATACGGGAACCACCTGTTCCGAGGCAGCCAGATTAAAGGCCCCCCGTTGATAGATAACCCGCACTACCGGGAAAGCGAGGGCGATAAAGATAGCGGTGAAGGGTAACATGGTTAAAGCCGTCAATAATAAACCCTGACGGATTCTTTGCTTCAATTCTCCCCAATTTTCCGGTTCCGTCAGTCGAGAAAATATCGGCATAAACGGCACGAGAATCATGTTGGACATGATGCCCAAGGGCGTGAGAACGATAAAACTGGCGTAACGCATGGAAGCGGCGGCATTTTCGATAAAAGAAGCGAAAAAGAGGTCAGTATAAACGTTAATATGCAACATTCCCGAAGATAAGGTCGCCGGAATCATCACCCGCAACACCTCCGACACCCCCGGGATCCGCCAATCCCAACGAAATGTTAATTTTCCTAAACCTGACTTGACTTGTGCGCCCACTTGTGCTAACCATTGCCAGAGCGCCCCGACGAGAGTACCGCCGGCGAGGACAAAACCCCCTAGTTGCACATATTGCGGCTGATCAATGCGATCGCCAAGTAACCAAGCCAGCAAACCCACCCCGAAAATTACCGCCACACTGGAAAAAAGCGGACTGAGACTCGGTAGCCAGTATTGGTCCGCCGCGTTGAGAGTACCGAAACCGATGCCGATTAAACCGGCTAAAACCGCCATGGGGGCCATAATTTGCAGTTGTTGAATGGCCATGCTGCGGGTGGCGGCATCTAAACCGGGAGCGAGAACATCAATAAAAATATTGGCAAAAACGATTAAAAAGACGGTGACAGCTAATAAAATCGCACTGACTAGGGTGGTGATAGTCTCGACAATCGGCGCGGACTCGGATTTATCTCTTTTAGCCAACACACTGACCAAAGCGCTGTGAAAGGGGCCGTTAATGCCACCGAGGAGAATTAACAGAAAACCGGGGATAACGTAGGCAAAAGCGTAGGCGTTCACCACCGGCCCAACACCGTAGGCAGCGGCGATTACCTGTTCACGGACCAAACCAAAAACCTTACTGATTAAGGTGGCAACGGCGACAATTCCGGCAATACCGGCTAAGGAACGGGTAGCTTTCTTAGTAATGATGACACCTCGAAAGAAAACAACTGCATTGACTGATTCTACCCGTTTCTGTGTTTCCCGCCGAAAAGCGATCTAAGTGGGGAGCTAGTGGCTGGAAAAGCTTAATATTTGAGATGAACCGATCGAGCGGGGATATCGTCTAGAATTAATTAGCTCAAAAAATCCCGACTGAATCTACTCTTAAGCAAACTTTTCTAAAAATGACGGCTGAATTACTGAGTCTAGTTCCTGCCAAGTCCCTCGAAACCGATGTAGTGGTAGGGGAAGCGTCGGCAGTATGTCCCCTTCCTCCAGTCACGGTTAGTAATGATACCCTACTTATTTCCCTGATCGATCGCCTGCGACGTACTTTGGAAAATCACCGCGGCGAAAATCAAATTGTGGTGATGCAGGATTTCCCAGATCCCGATGCTCTTTCTAGTGCCTGGGCCTATCAAATTATCGCTGAACAGTACGATATTCACTGCGATATAGTCTATGCGGGTACTCTCTCCCATCAGGAAAATGTCGCTTTGGTAAAACTAACGGGTTTACCAGCTAAACGTTGGGGAGTCCATACCCTCAAAGATAGAGATCTCTCCGTTTATCAGGGTTGTGTTTTTGTCGATGGTCAGGGAACCAATAGTCAGTTAACCACTCTGGTTAAACAGGCAAAAATCCCTATTATTGCTGTGATCGATCATCATACTCGCCAAGGGGATCTAGACGCAGAATTTGTCGATATTCGCCCCCAAATCCGGGCAACGGCGGCGATGTTAACCCAATATATCCAAAAAGGGTTACTGAATTTTAATAGTAGCGATACCGTCCATGTTAAGTGTGCCACAGCTTTGATGCACGGATTGCGATCGGATACGAATAATTTAATGCAAGCGCAAGAGTGTGAATTTATTGCTGCCGGTTATCTCAGTCGTTTCTACGATGCCCAATTATTAAACGCTGTCCTGCAATCGGCCAGATCCCGACGGGTGATGGATGTGATTGAACGGGCTTTAAAAAACCGTATTATTAAAAATAATTATTCGATCGCCGGGGTCGGTTATTTGCGTTATGATGACCGAGATGCGATTCCCCAAGCTGCCGATTTTTTGGTGACAGAAGAAAATGTTCACACGGCTTTAGTTTACGGTATCGTTCACGATGAAGATGAGGATATCGAGTTAGTCATTGGTTCTATGCGTACCAGTAAAATTACCCTAGATCCCGATGAATTTCTTAAGGAAGCTTTCGGACAGGATAACCAAGGTCGCTTTTTTGGTGGTGGTCGTTACATGGCCGGAGGTTTTGAAATTCCTATCGGTTTCCTCGGTGGTTTTAATAATAATGCCGAATACGCAAAACTGAAGTGGGAAGTCTATGACACCCAAATTAAACAAAAACTTTCCCATCTAGTTAACCCCGATGAAAAGGTAATTCGCACCTAGCTATCGGACCTCAGCTATCTATTATCATCGCCAAGACCGACCCTAAACTGATATGAAACTTTATTTTGTGCGTCATGGATTAGCAGGACAATCTGGGGATTATCTCAACGACAGGGAACGTCCTTTAACCGAGGAAGGTAAGGCAAAAACTGCTAAAGTTGCCCAAAGATTAGGACAGTTGGGGGTGAAATTTGACCTAATTCTCACCTCTCCCCTGGTGCGTGCCGTGCAAACTGCCGAAATTTTGCAAAAAGCGGGTTTAAGCCGTAAATTGAGCAATTTAATCCCCTATCACCCAACGGCAATATTCAAGATTGGGTGCAATGGTGGCAAAAGTCGGACTATCAGCGAGAGGAAAACGCGATCGCAATGGTAGGCCACGAACCGGATTTAGGCTATTGGACGGAAATGCTAGTTTGGGGCAAGTTTCAAGGAAAATTATCGGTCAAAAAAGCGGGAATAATTGGTCTAGAGGTTCCCAATCAGGAAAATCCGCTAGGTAAGTGTCAGTTATTCTGGTTGACAGCCCCGAAATTACTCCTCTAGGAATTAACCTGGGTGTATCTATCCTTTTTGGGGACTACAATCGATGTTTAGTTAATAGTTAAAAAATCATGAACGATGTAGAATTACGCCAGTTATTAACTGAGAAGTTAGCAATTTTGTCCGCAGACAATCTTAATTTAGTTGGGCAATTTATTGATAAGTTAACTCATCAAGAGGCAGCAAACAAATCCGACAATTACCTAACAGAAAAAGCATTACAAAAATGGCAATTTTTAGTTAAAAATAACCAAGAAATGGACAATACAAATCCTTTAAGTGAAAATGAAATTAAGATAATTTGGCAATTTTTAAGTCAATCTCATCGATCTCGTCCGGTAGGATTAGCTAGAGGAGAATTTACCATCTCTGATGATTTCAACGAACCTTTACCAGAGGAAGTTTTAGACTTGTTTTATCCACAATGAGATTGTTACTAGATACACACATTTTTCTTTGGTTAATTAGTGATCATCCGCGCTTGTCTGAAAAAATATGCCGTCAGATAAAAAATAGCAATAACGAAGTTTTTTTGAGTGTAGTCTCTGTTTGGGAGTGCGTTATTAAGTATCAGTTAGGCAAATTAAATTTTCCTGAGCGTCCTGACCTATATCTTCCCAAAAAAAGAAAACAGCATTTAATTAACAGTTTGGTTATTGATGAAAAAAGCCTAGTACATTTAAAAGATTTACCACTCCTTCATAAAGACCCTTTTGACCGTCTTTTAATCTGTCAAGCTTTACAGCATAATTTAGTAGTGGCTACTGAAGATAATGCAATTTTAGCCTATCCTAACTTACAGTTTTTTTGAGTATCAATCAGGGACGTAAACTCGATCGCTTACGTCCCCTAAAAACATCAATTAACTATCATTACTATTGTCTTGATTGCGCTTTTTAGACAGCAATACACCTAACCCTAATATTACTATTGCCAAAATTGTAGAAGGTTCGGGAATAGCTGTCGATGAACCCACTTGAACTATTTTTATAAACTGACTTTGATTACCAGAATAACTGGCAACACTGCCATCGCTAAAACCAGTTTGAGATAAATCAATATTAAGTACCAGACTAGAATTACCATTGCCGATTACTTGAAAGTGCAATAAACTAAAAGTATCCAATTGATTAATTCCCAGAGGTGAACCAATGCCCAAAAATGGTAAAGAACCGCCTCCTAAGTTAGTAATTGAACCATTGGTATTGTCTAAGATTCCCGTGCGTCCAAAGGGGAAATTAGGGGTAATAAGAAGACTATTAATATCTGAGGGATTGAAAGGATTGTCGATGTTTTGAATTGAGCGAGGATCGAAGGATAAATTAATAGCACCGCTAGTGATACCGACAGGATTAATATCACTATTTTCCATTAAAATTTCTACAAAAAATCTATCGCCTAAACGAAGAGGATTATTAATAATAGTTCCCGCTAGGCCACTATTATCAGTTTTGAGGTTGAATTGAGTAGTCAGACTAGACATAATGTAGTTCTCCTGAGTTAAAAAAGTTAGCGAGTTAAAACAAATGCTACGCCAAGCAGCATTTATTCAAAAATCTGGTAAGGGAAGTCACACTAACTGGGTACATCATTTGTACTCTGGTAAAGTTACTGTTTCTGAAAAAGACAGTGCCGATGCAAAGTTGTATCAAGAAAAAGAAGTTAAGAGGAATCAAGAAAATGGCACAAATTAAATATCGCATGGTAATCCAATGGTCTAATGAAGATAATTGTTTTTTGGTTGCATTGCCTGATTTTCTAGGGCAATATTGGCGTACTCATGGAGATACTTATGAGGAAGCTGTCGCTAATGGAAAAGAAGCAATAGAATCGCTAATGATTGCTTATCAAGTAGATAATGAACCCTTACCTAAACCGTTATTTTGTAGGATGGGTTAGCGCACTTCGTAACCCATCAAACCTAATCAAAAGTCATCATAATTAATCTGAATTGTTGGGTTTCCTTGGGTCAACCCAACCTACAGAGTTAATCTAAATAACTAACCCAAATTCAGAATTGAAGGGAACTAATTCCGCAAGATTAATTTTTCCATCTCCGGTAATATCAGCAGTAGGGTCATAATTTGTTTGTCCACTACTACTACCAAATAACCCCGGACGTTGTAAGGTAGTTAAGTCGGTTAAATTTACCCGTCCATCGTAGGAAATATCACTGTTAAAGGTTGATTTTCCTGTTAGTTGAATGTTCAAAGCGGAATTGTTTTGAGCATTACTGTTGATGACTAAACCGTTAGCCAAATTGAAGTTTTCTCGCGCTGCTTTGGGTGTATATGTTAAAGCGATACGTCGAGTTTGTCCGGGATTTAGCAGTATGTCTCCATTGGCAAAATTGGCATCTGTGGTGACATTTTGTGCATTAATTGTGATTCCCGATATAGCAAGTACATCGTTAGTTCCCGATGCGGTATTAGTAATGTCAATGAATTGGGTTTTGTCAGCAAAATTGGGACGAACAAACAGGCTATCGGTTGCATCTGTACGGTACTGGGAGAGTTTTGTGCCGAAGGTGATGGCGTTTTTATCTACTACTATTGTCCCTTCATTAACGTTAGTAATATTGACGTTAAAAGTGCGTTCGGTAGAGAGTTTATAACCGTCAGTTGCTTTGACTCCCAATTGATAGGATGTAACTCCACTTTCAAAGTCAATGGTATTAGAACCTGCTTGGGTTAAAGTAATTTCTCCGGTGGTAGCATTGATGGCAAAAAGGTCATTTCCTGAACCATCTTTAGGAGAGGTACTAAGGCTAAATGTAGGAGTTTGTCCGTAAGCATCATCGGTCGCATCGACTAAGTTTCCGGCGACAACTACGGTTCCTACTGCACTTCTTTCTGCTAGGTTGACGTTATTAATGGTACTCACAATGGGAGCATCATTAATGATAATATTACGGGTTAAGCTAAGATTACCATTAGGATCAACTAATGTGCCATCAGCAAAACCGATTTGAGTGGGATCAAAGGTGAGATTTAAGTTAGAGTTATCCCGCGTTCCCACGACGTTAAAGCGTAGCAAACTGAAGCGATTTAATTGATTAATCCCAATCGCTGTACCTTGACTTGCTTCGGGAACTGCACCACCACTTAAGTTATCAATTAAACCGTTGGTATTGTCTAATGTACCGCCTCGGAATAGGGGGAAAGCGGAGGTAATTAGGGGACTGTTGACATTGCCAATATCAGCAAAGTTATTGATATTTTGAGCAACATCAGCAGCAAAGCCAAAGTCAAGGGAGTTGATGATTAAACCTGCTGCATTGGTGCGAATATCACCTACTAGGATTTCCGCAAAGAAGCTGTTACCAAGAATGGCATTATTGCTTGTAATTTCACTGCCAACTGTCCCGTTATTATCCTCATAGAGTTTCAGTTGGAAGCTGAGAGGGTTAACATTATTTAGGTTAATGGTAGCGATACCCGTATCGGTTAAAGCACCATCATTTGCTTGAATTGTCAGGTTAAAGGGGTTAGTTTGTGCGCTGACATCATCCGCATCCGTAACCGTAATTACTCCCGTATTACTAATAGCAAAGGCTTTGATAGTGTCGCCATCAGTGTCTGGATTTCCGGCGGTGATACTGTAGGTTAAGGGGTTATTATCGGGGTCAGTGGCGTTAATTGTCCCGACGACTGTACCGTTGGGACTGGTTTTAGAAATGCTGAAAACAGCATCATTAACGACTGGGGGACGGTTAACAGGACTGGTTAAATTAACGGTAATCGCAGCCGTATCATTTAAGTTACCATCGCTAACCGTAACTGTTAGGTTAAAGGGGTCGGTTTGACTGCTAATATCATCAGGGTCAGCAACCGTAATTACGCCACTACTACTAATACTAAATGCCTTGATATTGTCGGCATCGGTGTCCAAATTTCCAGCCGTAATACTGTAGGTTAAAGGGTTATTATCGGGGTCAGTTGCGGTGACAGTTCCGACTGTGGTATTAACCGGACTGGTTTTAACGAGGCTAAAAGTAGCATCATTAGCGACGGGGGGACGGTTGGGGGTTTCGTTAACATTGGTGAGGTTAACGGTGATAATAGCGGTGTCGGTTAAAGTTCCATCGCTGACGGTGACGGTTAGGGGGTTATTTGGGTTAACTTCAAAGTCGATGTCATCGGGGTCAGCTACGCGAATTTGTCCGCTATTATTGATGGTAAAGGCGGAGATACCGTCCCCATCGAGGTTAGGATTCCCTGCGGTGATATTGTAGGTTAAAGGGTTATTATCGGCATCAGTGGCGGTAATAGTGCCGACAAGGGTGTTTAAGAGGCTATTTTCGGGAACGGTTAAGGTAGTATCATTGAGGACGGGTGCGCTATTTTGGGTAAATTCAAAAGCACCCATATCGACGTTTGTACCGTTAACGCGAGGATTTCGGGCAATATCAAGGGGTATTGCTTCGGTGATGTTGCTATCGCCGTCTAAGTCGCGGGCATCGGCAGGAAGGGAGGCGTTATTTCCTGCGTTGATGGCGGGAGAAGTGCTTTGTAAGCGTAAGTCGTCGTTGATGGCATCGACAAAGAGGGGGTCAACATTTAGGTTGCCTGTGCCTGTAAATCCGCCTTGTACTATGCTGTTGGTAACTGTATTTGTTCCAAAAGTATTGCTAAGTGCTGTTCCACCATTCCCCCAGATAATACTATTACGAATAACGGCATTGGCAGAGATAGTTATTGGAAATGTTGCGCCAAAGTTACCAAAATCACCCTGTCCAGAAATCGCACTTCCTGAACCAGAGGCATTTCCGCTAAAACTGCTATTGGTAATAGTGATAATATCAATAGATCCTTCTGGTACTGTTTTTCTATGGTAAATAGCACCACCAGCAGAAGCAGCATTATTACGGCTAAAAGCAGCATTGGTGACTTGGAGGTTATTGCTATTTTGATTAAAAATCGCACCACCTGCACTATTAGCACCATCAGCAATATTTAGCGTAAAATTAGCATTCGTGACACTAACATTATTACTGTTGTTGTAAATTGCCCCACCATTAGCAGAACGGTTTTGTAAGAAATCAGCTTGAGTGATTGTAGCACCAGTAGTTTGAAGGAAAACAGCACCACCTAAACCAGCAGTAGCACGGTTTTGAACAAAATCACCTTGAGTCAGGTTGAAAGTACCACCTGTGCTGAATATTGCGCCACCATCACTACTGGCAGTGTTATTATTAAAAGTCCCATCTTTGAGAGTTAAATTGCTACCAGTATTATAGATAGAACCTCCATCTAAAGTAGCTGTATTGCTGGAAAATGTTGCATTATTTAGTGTGGCGGTACTAGAAGTGCTATAAATTGCACCACCATTTGCACTAGAGTTACTGGCAAAAGTTGCATTATTTAGAGTAAAGCTACTATCATTGTTAGAGATTGCACCGCCATTAGAAGTCGCAGTATTGCTGGTAAATGTGGCATTAGTTAGAGTGGGATTGCTTTTATTATTACGGATGGCTCCCCCAGTACCACTAGCCGTATTGTTGCTAAATGAGACATCAATAACAGTAGGACTGCTGGTAAAGAAATAAATTGCTCCTCCTTCACCAGCAATACCTGTACTGTTAATTGTGGTATTATTTCGGAAAATTGAATTAGAGAGAATTAAATTGCTCCCTGCATAAGCATAAATTCCTCCAC
Encoded here:
- the hisS gene encoding histidine--tRNA ligase, with protein sequence MGEIQAIRGTKDILPAEVGYWQWLEETASRILGTALYQEIRTPIFEQTQLFERGIGEATDVVGKEMYSFLDRGQRSLTLRPEGTAGVVRAYIEHKLQAAGGVQRLWYKGPMFRYERPQAGRQRQFHQIGVELLGSDDPRADVEVITLASEILKAVGLENLKLDLNSLGNAQDRQNYRQALLDYLTPYKADLDADSQQRLEKNPLRILDSKDEKTKIICENAPSILEHLGSDSQKHFERVQSLLTDLGVIYNLNPCLVRGLDYYTHTAFEIQSDDLGAQATVCGGGRYDGLIAQLGGLDTPAVGWAIGLERLIILLQQKQSLSFLVPDFYLVSKGEKAEARSVVLAQQLRGLGFSVELDLSGSAFGKQFKRADRAKAVGCIILGDAEAENGTVQLKWMATQEQISLTQADLLTQAGELKAQISRHKS
- a CDS encoding DHH family phosphoesterase; protein product: MTAELLSLVPAKSLETDVVVGEASAVCPLPPVTVSNDTLLISLIDRLRRTLENHRGENQIVVMQDFPDPDALSSAWAYQIIAEQYDIHCDIVYAGTLSHQENVALVKLTGLPAKRWGVHTLKDRDLSVYQGCVFVDGQGTNSQLTTLVKQAKIPIIAVIDHHTRQGDLDAEFVDIRPQIRATAAMLTQYIQKGLLNFNSSDTVHVKCATALMHGLRSDTNNLMQAQECEFIAAGYLSRFYDAQLLNAVLQSARSRRVMDVIERALKNRIIKNNYSIAGVGYLRYDDRDAIPQAADFLVTEENVHTALVYGIVHDEDEDIELVIGSMRTSKITLDPDEFLKEAFGQDNQGRFFGGGRYMAGGFEIPIGFLGGFNNNAEYAKLKWEVYDTQIKQKLSHLVNPDEKVIRT
- a CDS encoding type II toxin-antitoxin system VapC family toxin, coding for MRLLLDTHIFLWLISDHPRLSEKICRQIKNSNNEVFLSVVSVWECVIKYQLGKLNFPERPDLYLPKKRKQHLINSLVIDEKSLVHLKDLPLLHKDPFDRLLICQALQHNLVVATEDNAILAYPNLQFF
- a CDS encoding PEP-CTERM sorting domain-containing protein, whose protein sequence is MSSLTTQFNLKTDNSGLAGTIINNPLRLGDRFFVEILMENSDINPVGITSGAINLSFDPRSIQNIDNPFNPSDINSLLITPNFPFGRTGILDNTNGSITNLGGGSLPFLGIGSPLGINQLDTFSLLHFQVIGNGNSSLVLNIDLSQTGFSDGSVASYSGNQSQFIKIVQVGSSTAIPEPSTILAIVILGLGVLLSKKRNQDNSNDS
- a CDS encoding type II toxin-antitoxin system HicA family toxin is translated as MLRQAAFIQKSGKGSHTNWVHHLYSGKVTVSEKDSADAKLYQEKEVKRNQENGTN
- a CDS encoding type II toxin-antitoxin system HicB family antitoxin, with translation MAQIKYRMVIQWSNEDNCFLVALPDFLGQYWRTHGDTYEEAVANGKEAIESLMIAYQVDNEPLPKPLFCRMG
- a CDS encoding cadherin domain-containing protein, with protein sequence MAILYVKSGSTGNGSAWNNAYGSLQSAITAAQAGDEIWVAAGTYKPTTGTDRTASFTLKNNVAIYGGFAGTETALNQRNIANNITILSGEIGAAGIADNSYHVISATGTISTPLGNSSILDGFTITGGNANGTTGNQDDGGGMYVSGASPTLRNITFRDNNGTNGGALYNENGSNPVLTDVLFEYNTATRGAAIYDDLSSPQITNGTFRLNTAINDGGAIYNTSSSNPTIVDSVFSRNSANTGSGGAIFSNLSNPNLINSTLSGNVAVTGGALHNVSSSVALRNSILWGNQDSSSTGNQVNNGSGGSVTVANSIIQGGGFTGATDNDPLFVNAKADDLRLKSGSPALDAGDSTLLPLDSRDLDGDGNTSERIPLDLSRNSRVVGANVDLGAYEGAELAPTPTPAAVRTIFVRANAGGSNNGTSWVDAFTDLQGALAAAKSGDTIWVAGGTYKPTTGTDRNATFTLKNHVEIYGGFAGSETSLSQRNVATNATILSGDIGTVNTAGDNVYHVVTGSNTSNTTILDGFTISGGNANFANTADLRSIGGGIFISDGSPILRNLIIENNTAINGGGIYAYAGSNLILSNSIFRNNTTINSTGIAGEGGAIYFFTSSPTVIDVSFSNNTASGTGGAIRNNKSNPTLTNATFTSNTATSNGGAISNNDSSFTLNNATFASNSSANGGAIYSTSSTATLNNATFSSNTATLDGGSIYNTGSNLTLKDGTFNNNTASSDGGAIFSTGGTFNLTQGDFVQNRATAGLGGAVFLQTTGATITQADFLQNRSANGGAIYNNSNNVSVTNANFTLNIADGANSAGGAIFNQNSNNLQVTNAAFSRNNAASAGGAIYHRKTVPEGSIDIITITNSSFSGNASGSGSAISGQGDFGNFGATFPITISANAVIRNSIIWGNGGTALSNTFGTNTVTNSIVQGGFTGTGNLNVDPLFVDAINDDLRLQSTSPAINAGNNASLPADARDLDGDSNITEAIPLDIARNPRVNGTNVDMGAFEFTQNSAPVLNDTTLTVPENSLLNTLVGTITATDADNNPLTYNITAGNPNLDGDGISAFTINNSGQIRVADPDDIDFEVNPNNPLTVTVSDGTLTDTAIITVNLTNVNETPNRPPVANDATFSLVKTSPVNTTVGTVTATDPDNNPLTYSITAGNLDTDADNIKAFSISSSGVITVADPDDISSQTDPFNLTVTVSDGNLNDTAAITVNLTSPVNRPPVVNDAVFSISKTSPNGTVVGTINATDPDNNPLTYSITAGNPDTDGDTIKAFAISNTGVITVTDADDVSAQTNPFNLTIQANDGALTDTGIATINLNNVNPLSFQLKLYEDNNGTVGSEITSNNAILGNSFFAEILVGDIRTNAAGLIINSLDFGFAADVAQNINNFADIGNVNSPLITSAFPLFRGGTLDNTNGLIDNLSGGAVPEASQGTAIGINQLNRFSLLRFNVVGTRDNSNLNLTFDPTQIGFADGTLVDPNGNLSLTRNIIINDAPIVSTINNVNLAERSAVGTVVVAGNLVDATDDAYGQTPTFSLSTSPKDGSGNDLFAINATTGEITLTQAGSNTIDFESGVTSYQLGVKATDGYKLSTERTFNVNITNVNEGTIVVDKNAITFGTKLSQYRTDATDSLFVRPNFADKTQFIDITNTASGTNDVLAISGITINAQNVTTDANFANGDILLNPGQTRRIALTYTPKAARENFNLANGLVINSNAQNNSALNIQLTGKSTFNSDISYDGRVNLTDLTTLQRPGLFGSSSGQTNYDPTADITGDGKINLAELVPFNSEFGLVI